ACCGGTACTGATTACCCGGTGCTGATTAATGCTATGGGCAGCTACAAAAGGATGTGCCTGGCACTGGGTGTGAGTGAGCTGGACGATATAGCCGGCGAGATTGAAAATCTCTTTAAACTATTATCAAAACCTAAAGAAAGTATACTGGACAAACTGGCGCTGCTGCCCAAGCTGGGGCAGTTTGCTTCCTGGATGCCCAAGGTAATTGCCGGTAAAGGCAGCTGTCAGGAAGTGGTGATGACCGACCCGGATTTATCCAAACTGCCGGTGCTTACCTGCTGGCCTAAAGACGGTGGCCCGTTCATTACCCTGCCGGTGATTCATACGAAAGATCCGCTGACGGGCACCCGTAATGTGGGGATGTACAGGATGCAGGTTTTCGAAAAGAATATGACCGGTATGCACTGGCATAAACACAAGGTGTCGGCCAGGCACTTTAATGAATATAAAAAGCTGAATAAACGTATGCCCGTTGCCGTTGTACTCGGCGGCGATCCGGTGTACACCTATTCGGCTACTGCACCTTTGCCGGAGAATGTGGATGAGTACATGCTGGCAGGTTTTCTTCGCAAGAAAAAAGTAGAACTCGTAAAGTGTATTACGCAACCTGACCTGGAAGTGCCGGCTGACGCTGATTTCGTGATAGAAGGTTATGTAGAGCCGTCGGAAGATTTGATCTGGGAAGGGCCTTTCGGGGATCATACCGGGTACTATTCCCTGGCCGACTGGTATCCGCGGTTTCACGTAACTGCTATTACCCATCGTAAAGATGCCGTTTACCCTTCAACTATTGTGGGGATACCTCCGCAGGAAGACGCCTGGATTGGTAAGGCAACGGAACGCATTTTCCTGGCGCCTATCAAGATGACGCTGGTGCCGGAGATCATAGATATGGAAATGCCTGTGGAAGGCGTATTTCACAACCTGGTGATTGCGCAGATCCGGAAAGACTTTGCCGGCCAGGCGCAGAAGGTAATGAACGCCATGTGGGGCGCGGGCCAGATGATGTTCAACAAGATCCTGGTAGTGGCGGATGAAGGCACGAATATCGGCAACTATAAAGAGCTGGCCCAGTACGTATTCCGGCATCTGAACCCGGCTACTGATATTTACCTGAGCCAGGGCCCGATGGATGTGCTGGATCACTCCTGTTCGAAGATGGGATTCGGCGGTAAAATGTGTATCGATGGTACCCGCAAATACGAAGAAGAAACAGATACCCGGTATCTGCAGCTGCCTACGCCACAGTTGATAGACACGGCTTCGCTGATGCAGCAATTCCCGGAGATCAAAGCGATCAACAGCACGCTGCTGCAAATGGATATCTCCTGTATTCTTGTGGCGGTAGAAAAGAGCCGTCCGTTTCATATACGCGAACTGAATGAACAGCTGTATATGCTGCCAGCCTTGTCGGGAGTGAAGATGGTGCTGTATGTTGAGCATACGGTAGATGTAAGTGACCTGGCTTCTGCGTTGTGGCGGTTTTGCAATAATCTTGATCCTAAGCGCGACAGCTTTGTCATTAGCCGGCCATCGGCCGTTGGTGCGCAGCATATTGGTGGCATCGGGATGGATGGTACGCTAAAGAACAAAATACTGGACAATTTCGAACGTGACTGGCCCAATATCATTGTGGCGGATGATGCTACCATTCAGAAGGTAGACGCCAAGTGGGCCGAATTAGGTATGGGACCGTTGTTGACGTCCCCGTCTCTCAAATATAAACATCAGATTTATGGGGAGGAAGCAGTGGTTCAGCAATAGCATCGCTCTTATCCTGATATGCCTGGCCGGAAGCTTTCATGCCGCCGGTCAGGTAAATACAGCGGATATCAGGTACCTGCAGCAACTGGAGGGGACCTGGAAGATGAATA
The genomic region above belongs to Chitinophaga sp. 180180018-3 and contains:
- a CDS encoding menaquinone biosynthesis decarboxylase, yielding MAYKNLRHFIDTLEQAGELVRIKTYVDPKLEIAEITDRVSKTPGGGKALLFENTGTDYPVLINAMGSYKRMCLALGVSELDDIAGEIENLFKLLSKPKESILDKLALLPKLGQFASWMPKVIAGKGSCQEVVMTDPDLSKLPVLTCWPKDGGPFITLPVIHTKDPLTGTRNVGMYRMQVFEKNMTGMHWHKHKVSARHFNEYKKLNKRMPVAVVLGGDPVYTYSATAPLPENVDEYMLAGFLRKKKVELVKCITQPDLEVPADADFVIEGYVEPSEDLIWEGPFGDHTGYYSLADWYPRFHVTAITHRKDAVYPSTIVGIPPQEDAWIGKATERIFLAPIKMTLVPEIIDMEMPVEGVFHNLVIAQIRKDFAGQAQKVMNAMWGAGQMMFNKILVVADEGTNIGNYKELAQYVFRHLNPATDIYLSQGPMDVLDHSCSKMGFGGKMCIDGTRKYEEETDTRYLQLPTPQLIDTASLMQQFPEIKAINSTLLQMDISCILVAVEKSRPFHIRELNEQLYMLPALSGVKMVLYVEHTVDVSDLASALWRFCNNLDPKRDSFVISRPSAVGAQHIGGIGMDGTLKNKILDNFERDWPNIIVADDATIQKVDAKWAELGMGPLLTSPSLKYKHQIYGEEAVVQQ